AGCCGGCACAAAAGGCCCCGAGGGTGAAATCGCCGGTCTGCGACGACGCGGCTACGATCCGGTCACGTCGTCCCAGAGCGATTTCAGCCCCGAATCGTCGTCGGCGAGTCCCTCGAGCTTCCGGAGGGTCTTCTCCTCTTGGGCGAGGTTGCGCTCGAGCGGTTCGGTGACGGCGGCCCCGAGGTCGCCCCGCTCCGCGAGTTCGAGCAGTCCCTCGTAGCTGGTGATCTCGAGCCGCTCGGTTCGGATCGCCGCGTTGCGGTAGTAAACGTTCCGGAGGGCGTCGTCCGCGACTCCGGCGTCGATCCCCTCTCGCTCGGCCAACAGGCCGTCGACGATCCGGTTGGGTCGTCGGTTCGGCTCCCGGCCGAGCGCCGCGAACGCCGCCTCGACGTTCTCGACCTGTCGCTCCGTCTCCCTGCGGTGGATCGCGAACCCCTTGCTGAGATTGTCGTTGGTCGCCAACTGCGACATGTCGTCCAAGGCGTCGACCAGCCGCACCTCCATGTCGTAGACGGCCTCGAGTTCGTAGGCGAACAGGGCTTCGACGTCGCGGATCTCTGACTGACGGTCGCTCACGGTGGGTTCGACCCTCGCTTCGCCGAGCAGTCACAAAGCCGTTTTTCCGCCCCACCGGACGGTCTCGAGGCGGTGAACGTCCTCGAGCGGAGCGCGCTCGGTCGTCCTCGCTGAGGTCGGTCGACCCGTCCGTCAGCGTCGCTCCCCCAGCGGGCGCTCACCGGCTTCGGGGTAATCGACGCGGTCTACGCGGTGATTTCTCGCGAACCACCATTTGAGGATTCGATTTCCCGGGGCCGAGGTGGCGACGCGAACGCCGGCGGCGAGCAGCGGCGCGCGCCACCGCTCCGGAACCACGCTCGCGACGATCCCTCCGACTTTCCCCGTCCAACCGACCGTGTATCGGCGCTTCGGCGTATCGCTGTTCGCCGCCTCGAGTATCGTCTCGGCGACCGCTTCGGGAGACGCGATGCCGAGCCCGCCCGCCTTGACGGTGTGGAGCAGTTCGTGCAACTCGTAGAGGTCGGTGTAGGCCGTCCCGTGATCGACGTCGACGAGTTCCTCGCGGATCCGATCGTAGAGGGGCGTCGCCGCGACCGTCGGTTCGACGACCACCACGTCGATACCGAGGTCTCGTACCTCCTGACGGAGGGTCAAACTGACGGCGTCGAGCGCCGCCTTCGAGCCGTTGTAGGCCCCCATGCCCGCGATCGGCAACCGCGCCGTGATGCTCGTGACGTTGACGATCGTCCCGGACCGCTGCCGGCGCATGTGCGGGAGCGCGGCGCGCACCAGCCGCTGTGGACCGAAGGTGTTCACGTCGTACTGCTCGCGGACCTTGTCGATGGGGACGTCCTCGATGGGGCCCAGTTGCCCGAAGCCGGCGTTGTTGACGAGACAGTCGATCCGACCCCGTTCCTCGACGATGCGGTCGACCGCTCGATCGACGTCCGCGTCCGACGTGACGTCGAGGCCCATCGTGGTCGCGCCGGCCGCCTCGAGGTCGGTCAGCGACTCGGTATCGCGGGCCGTCGCGTAGACGTCCCAGCCGTCCCGGAGGAACGCCCGAGCGGTCGCGCGTCCGATACCTGAGGAACAACCGGTGATGAGGACCGTGTCGGCCATGCGGTGATACACGCGCTCACGGGGGATAGTACCCGGGCGGGACTGTGCCGACGTCGACGACTCCCCGGGATCGGCTCGCGGTCGCGCTCGGCCGTACCGCGAAGTCGAGCCGTCGACCACAGCCGAACTCGAGCGCGTTCCGAATCCCCGCGGCGATGCGCTCCTCGTCGGAGAGGTCGGGGACCAGTTCCTCGTCGACCGACTCGTCCTCGGACAGCACCTGTACGGATCGGATGGTGAACTCGGCAACCGCCTCCGCAGGGACTCGGTTCGGAGCCGTCCGGCCGTCGACGCCGCTCCGAGCGGTTCTCGACCGCGGGATGGCAGGCGGCAGGCTTTACTCCTCCCTGCGAGTGCGTGCGTCCATGGACGAATGGCGACTGTTCGGGGGGTTCGATCGCGGCCGCCGAGGTCGGGATCGGTCGCCCGTCGCGGTCCCGAGGGAAAGCGGTCGCGCGGCCGAGCAGACGCGTCGCGATCGAGGTGATCGACGGCTCGGCGTCGGAACGGAGTCTGCGGGGACGCGACCGGACGGAGTGCCGTCGGTGACGTGGACGGAGACGGGAACGGAAGCGGAGACGGAAACGGAGGTGATTCCGTGAGCAACCGCTCGCTCGGAACGATCGGCGCGGCGGCCGCGCTGACGCTGCCGTGGATGCTCCTCTGGGCGACGACCGACGCGCTGCCCGCGCTCGGATTCGGGCCGACGTTCGGCGGGCTCTCGACGCTCGGCACCGTCGCGGCCAGCGGAGTCTCGATCCTCGGTGCCGCGTTCCTACTCGCGTGGGCTGCCGAGACCGCCGAGAAGGACGTCCCCCGGGCGTTCGCGATCGCGGTCCTCGCGGTGCTGGCGGTCGCCCCTGAGTACGCGGTCGACGCCCTCTACGCGTGGAACGCGGGCCAGTTCGCGGGCACCGAGCGCGGGATCGAGGCCGGCAACCTCGCCGTCGCCAACATGACCGGCGCCAACCGGATCCTCATCGGCCTCGGCTGGTCGGGTATCGCGCTGTTCACGGTCTTCCGGCGCGATTCGAGGGAAGATCCCGCCGTCATCAACCGCGACGGCTATCTCCGCGATTCGGTCAGGATCGATCCCGACATCAGCCTCGAGATCGTCTTCCTGTTGCTGGCGACGCTGTGGGCGTTCCTAGTGCCGCTGAACGGCGGTATCGACGCGCTGGACATGGCCTTTCTGGTCGGCCTGTACGTCGCCTACATCGCGATCATCCTCCGCGGCGACGTCGAGCCCAACGAGATGCACACCGGCGTCCCGGCATACCTCCAGTCGTTCTCTAAGCCGAAGCGGATCGCCAGCGTCGTCGGGCTGTTCGCCTACTCCGGGCTGGTGATCTTCGTCGCCGTCGAGCCGTTCGCCCACGGGCTCGAGGATCTCGGCACCGAGGCCGGGATTCCGCCCTTCTTCATGATCCAGTGGATCGCGCCGCTGGCCTCCGAGTCGCCGGAGCTGATCGTCGTCGCCTACCTCGTCAACAAGACCCGATCGACGGCCGGCTTCAACGCCCTCATCTCCTCGAAGCTCAACCAGTGGACGCTGCTCATCGGGACGCTCGTGGTCGTCTACTCGCTCGCGCTGGGCCAGTACGGCGCGCTGCCGTTCGACCAGAAGCAGATGGGCGAGATCTGGCTCACCGCCGCCCAGTCGTTCTTCGCCATCGCGCTCCTGATCGACTTCGAGGTTACGGCCCGGGAAGCGGTCGCCCTGCTCGTGCTGTTCGTCTCGCAGGTGCTGCTCGAGTTCGCCGTGATCCGCGAGGTCGTCACGCTGCCGATCTCGACCTACCAGATGCTGCTCGTCTATAGCGCCGTCTACATCGTCCTCGGGCTGGCGTTGTTCGTCCACCGACGGTCGGAACTGCGGCGGATCGTCGAGCGGACCGGCAGCACGATCAGCAGCGCCGTCTCCGGGCGCGAGCGGCCCCACGGGGCGGACGACTGACCGCGACGGGCCGACGCGGTCGTCGCGGTCGGACGGGGGACCGATGGGCGACCCGCGATACGGAACGATCCGTTTTTGCACCGATTCCCCCAATCGGCGGTATGGAGAAGCTCATCGAGTCCCTTTCCGACGCCCCGATCATCGACAAGGACGGCTACGAGTACCTCGTCCACCCGATCAGCAACGGCGTGCCGATGCTCGACCCCGACCTGCTGCGCGAGGTCGTCGTCGAGGTCATGCAGACGGCCGATCTGGACGTCGACAAGATCGTCGCCCCGGAGGCGATGGGGATCCACCTCGCGACCGCCCTCTCCCTGCAGACCGACATCCCGCTGGTCGTGATCCGCAAACGTCCCTACGGCCTCGAGGGCGAGGTCTCGCTCCACCAGCAGACCGGCTACTCCGAGTCGGAGATGTACATCAACGACGTCGAGGCGGGCGACCGCGTCCTGATCGTCGACGACATGCTCTCGACCGGCGGGACGCTGGCGGCCATCTGCACCGCGCTGGACGACATCGGCGCCGATATCGTCGACATCGTGGTCGTGATGCGGAAGGTCGGCGACTCCGCGCTCGACGAGACGCCGTTCGAGGCGACGAGCCTCCTCGACATCACCGTCGAAGACGGCGAAGTCACGGTTCACTGATCGGCGCTCGTTCGGCTTCCATCGTTCGTTTCGCCGGACCGGGTAGCGGCGGCTCCGCGTCGCTGCTATCGCACTTCTATGCACGATAGTGCATATAGTCGCCCCCGGACGGCCGCTCGATGAGCGCATATACGAGAGTTTTTGTACATCGATTCGCTACGGAGAGGGTATAGCATGTCGAACGAAACTGACGGGGGCATTCAGATCGAATACGGCGTCGACGACAAACCGCCGTTACCGAAATCGATCCTGCTGGGCTTGCAACACGTCGCGGTCATGATCGTGCCGGCGACGGCGGTGGCGTACGTCGTCGCGAACGGGGTCGGTCTCGAGGCCGACGCGGCCTACCTCGTCCAGATGGTCCTGCTGTTTTCCGGACTGGCGACGATGGTCCAGGCCTACACCGTCGGCCCGGTCGGCGCTCGGCTGCCGATCGTCATGGGCTCGAGTTTCACCTTCGTCGGCGCGACGATCGATATCGGCGCCAGCTTCGGGCTGGCCGCCGTCTTCGGCGCGATTCTCGTCACCGGCTTCGTCGTCGAAGGCCTGATCGGCTGGCAGTTCAAACGCATCAAACCCTTCTTCCCGCCGCTGGTGACCGGCCTCGTCGTCGTCATCATCGGCCTCTACCTCGTTCCCGTCGCGATGGACTACGTCGCCGGCGGCTCCGCCGCCGAAGCGGCGGGCACCTTCGGCGGCCTGCAACACCTCGGACTGGCCGCGCTCGTGCTGGCGATCGCCGTCGGGCTCAACATGTTCACGCGCGGCGTCACGCGACTGCTGTCCGTGCTGGTCGCGATCGTCGTCGGCTACGCGGCCGCCATCGCCCTCACGTTCGCGACGGGCCTCGAGATCGTCGACTTCGGACCCGTCGGCGAGGCCGCGTGGATCGCCCTGCCGTCGCCGACCCGCTTCGGCTTCGAGTTCGAGCCGATCGCGATCGCCACGTTCGCCGTCCTCTTTCTGGTCTCCTCGATGGAGACCGTCGGCGACATGTCCGGCGTCACGGCCGCCGAAGGCCGGAACCCGACCGACGAGGAGTTCCGCGGCGGGCTGTTCAACGACGGCCTGCTGAGTTCGCTCGGCTCGATCTTCGGCGCGTTCCCGATCACCTCGTTCTCCCAGAACGTCGGCATCGTCAACTTCACCGGCGTGATGAGCCGCCACGTCGTCGGCATCGGCGGCGTCTTCCTCGCCGTCCTCGGCCTGAGTCCCAAAGTGGGCGCCGCCGTCACGACGATCCCCAGCGCGGTCTTCGGCGGCGCGGTGTTGCTGATGGCCGGGATGGTCGCCGCGAGCGGGTTCCGACTGATCGTCACGCACGTCGAACTCGATCGCCGGAACACGGTCATCGTCGCCGTTTCGCTCGGCCTCGGTCTCGGCATCGCGACGACGCCCGAGGCCCTCGCGGGACTGCCGAGCCGCGCCGAACTGTTCTTCGGCCAGCCGGTCATCGCGACCGCGCTGTCGGCGCTGGCGCTCAACACGTTCGTCCCCGGCGACTCGAGCCCGCTGTTCGACGCCGCCCCCGTGGCGACCGACGCGAGCGCGGACTCGGAGACCCCCGCCGCCGGGCCGAGCGACGACTGAGCACCGCCGGCGTTCTCGAACCCGAGACGGTCTCTAACGCCTAAATAATCCTTTTCCGGTCGTTCGTGGTACCGCCGTCCATGCCAGACGTCGTAATCGTCGGCGGCGGTCCCGCCGGCCTGAGCGCAGCGTTGTTCACCGCGAAGAACGACCTCGAGACGGTCGTCTTCGACACCGACGAGACCTGGATGCACAAGGCGCACCTGTTCAACTACCCCGGAATCCGGAGCATCAGCGGCAGCGAGTTCATGGAACTGACCCGCGGGCAGGTCAGCGATCGCGGCGCCGACGTCCGCGTCGGCGAGGAGGTGACCGACGTCGACCCCGGCGGCGACGGCTTCACCATCGAAACAGAGGACGACGCTTACGACGCCGATTACGTCGTCCTCGCGACGGGCGCCGACCGGTCGATGGCCGAGGATCTCGAGGTAGACTTTTCCGACGACGGCACCGTCGACGTCGATCTGGACACCGAGACGAGCGTCGACGACCTCTACGCGACGGGCGCGATGGTCCGCGACGAGGAGTGGCAGGCCGTCATCGCCGCGGGCGACGGCGCCTCGGCCGCGCTGGACATTCTGAGCAAGGAGAAGGGTGAGCACTTCCACGACTTCGACGTTCCCGACGACGTCGCGTGATTCCGGACGGTCCATCGTACTCCCGACGGTGTCGGTTCCTCGAGTCGCCTCGAGTGATGCGCCGCCGGTTCGTCGCCGATCTCTAATCTCCGTTTAGAGCACGTGTGGAGGAGATTTTCGGGCGATAGATGAGCCGATTTGTGGCCTGCGTGTTCGGGGCCCACGACTAAGCGCGTAGTCGTCGCCGGTATTCGTATGGCGACTACCAACGTCGACCGCATCGACGACCTCGAGGAACTGTTCCACCACAAACTCGCCCAGATGTACTACACCGAGCAGGAACTCGTCGAGGCGTTAGACGAGATGGCGATCAACGCGAGCAACGATCGGATGAGCGAGGGCTTCGCGGACCACCGCGACGAGACCCGGACGCACGTCCAGCGTCTGGAGGAGGTCTTCGCGGCTCTCGACCGGCCGGCGGAGCGACGAGAGGATCCCGTCCTCGACGCGCTCGAGCAGGAGCGGGCGACCCTCGAAGACGCTATCGAGGACGACGACATGCTCAACATGGCCTATCTGAACGCCGCGATGATGACCGAGCGCATCGAGATGACGTCCTACGAGGGCCTCACCACGATGGCGAACAAGATCGGGTACGACAACGAGATCAAGAAACCCCTCAAGTCCAACCACGACGAGGAAGAGTCGACTTACCGCGAACTGTCGGCGATGGAGACGGCCTCGGACATGAAGTCGCTGTGGGACCGGCTGACCCCGTCGTAGGGCCCGTGATTAGCAGCGATACCGGAACGCTCCCCGGCGGCCACCCCTACGTCAGCGTCGGGAGCGGTGATCGCGCGCTCGTCGTCATGCCGGGGTTCGGCGACGCGATGTTCTCCGGCAGTTATCCACCGTTTTCGGGGTGGACGCTCGCCCCTTACTTCGCTCGATACCTCGACGAGTACACCGTTTACGTCCTCAGTCGCCCGCGCGGGCTGCCGGCGGGATACGACGAGGACGACGCGATCGCCTCGCACACCGCGGCGTTCGAAGCGATCGCCGGCTCAAGCAACGGCGTCGACGTGATCGGCATCTCGATGGGCGGTCTGATCGGGCAGGCCCTCGCTCGCCGAGAGCCGGAACTGGTCGACCGCCTCGTTCTCGCGAACACCGCCTGTCGACTCGACGGCGACGCCCGATCGACCGTGCGGCGGCTCGAACGCTTCGCCCGCGAGCGCGACTGGGCGTCGATCCGCTCGGAACTGGCCGTCGCGATGTTCTCCGACGGGCGCGCGATGGCGTATCCGCTCACGCTCCAGACGGCCGGCCGATTCGTGCAACCCCGCCCGGCCGTCCCGGCCGACGTCCGGCGCTCGCTCGAGTTCATCCTCGAGTTCGACGGCTGCGATCGACTCGCGGCGATCGACCAGCCCACGCTGGTCTTCGCCGGCGAGCGGGATCCGTACTTCACCGCGGACCTCGCGCGCGAGACCGCCGACGGGCTGTCGAACGGGGAGCTCGAGATCGTTTCGGGCGCGAAACACGGCGCCTTCCACGAGCGAAAGCTCACGTTCGACTCGCGAGTTCGGTCGTTCCTCGAGCGGACGGCACCGAAGGCGCTCGAGGCCTGAGGAGCGTTCCGACTGACGGAGAGTCGTGGCTGCGAACGGTATTACGGAAGATTCGAGGCGAAAGCCTCGCGCTTCAGCGCGGGGTGGATGTCAAGCCGGCTCGCTCTCGCTCGAGACGCCGCTCCGCTCCGAGAGCCACTCGCGGGCCCGCGGCCACCACTCGTCGTGGGCCTCGGGAGCCACCGACGTCCCGACGTGACTCGTCGGGAACTCGAGGGCGGCCGCGTCCTCGCTGGCGACGGCCTCGAGGAAGGGGCGAGCGGCCCGCGGTGGGACGAATTCGTCCTCGGTCCCGAGGATCAACAGGACCGGCATGTCGATCCGTTCGAGGTCGACGGACCGACCGTGCAGTTCCCAGGTGCCCTCGAGCAGTCGATTCTCGAGGACCAGTTCCGTGACGAACTCCGCGTAGGCCGCGCCGGAGAGCGCCGGGCCGCCCGCGGCCCACGAGCGCTTCCGGCCGTACTCCTCGACGACGGCGGGGTCGTCGAGCCGATCCCAGAGCCGCAGCGGGTTCGTCACGGTGTACTCGACGGGCTTGCGAAGCGCCAGCGCGGCCTCGAGCAGCGGCGACGGGACGGCGTCGAAGGCGTCGGCGATCTGCTGGGGGTCGTGGTTGGCCGCCAGCGTTCGCACGAGGTCGATGCCGTCCGCGCTATCGACGGCCTCGGTCGACGGGCCGGTGTGCGCGTCGGAGCCGTCGCGGCACGCGGTTCCGACTCGCCGTCGGCGGCCGTCTCGAACGCGAGCGGCGGTCCCTGAAGGACGAGGGTCCGAACGTCGTCTGGAAAGAGACCCGCGTAGCCGGCAGCCAGCGGGGCGCTCGTCGAGTAGCCGTGGAGGTGAACCGCGTCCGAACCGGTCTCTTCGCGGACGTGATCGATGCAGTCGTACAGGAATCGACAGACGTAATCGCCGAGGTCGAGCGAGCGGTCGAGCGGCGAGGCGTCGCCCCACTCGACGACGTAGACGGGGAACCCGTCGTCGAGGAACCCACTGACGACGCTCCGGTCGTCGGCGAAGTCGAGGATCGACGGGTCGTTGATGAAGGGATACGCGATCGCCAGTGGCACGTCCCGACGTTCGTCGGCGGGAACACGGGGTTCGTACCGTCGGAGCGACGCCGGTCCTTCCTCGTAGACGACCTCGTAGGGGGTGACGCCGGGCTCGGCGGTCGCGAGTTGGCCCGTGCGCAGCGGGGCCTGTGCGATTTTCGCCGGCGTTCTGGCGGTCCGATCGAGGGTCTGTCGATAGAATTCTCGCGGATCCATCTGCTGAGTCTGACCCGATTACCGGTTAGGCGGCTATCAGGACCGTCCCTGCACACTCCGCAGGTACTCTCGGGGGACCGGCACGCCGGTGATGGCGACGACCTCGGCGCGATCCGTCGTCGCGAGACGAGCCCAGACGGCGGCCGAGCACCGCCTCTCCCGAGACGTGCATGAGTATGTCACCCACATAGTTTATGCTCGTGGCCGCTCTAGCGAGGAGTACAGTCGGGCGATAGCAAGTCCGACGGCCGATGGGCGCACCGTGCTCGACGGCGGGCCGCGCACCTTCGTGACGTATTGCAACGGGCGTCCACCGTCGCTCCGGACCCGTTATCGCGCGGCCCGTTTCCGCGATCCCGTCGAGACCCAACGAACGACGAACCCTTTTCACCGGTCAGTCCACCGGGAGCGGGGACGACTCGAGGCTCGCGTCGGAACGCCCCCGCTCTCGGATTCGCCGCGTTTTCTCCGCCGTCTCGTCCGGGAGCCCCGCGATTCGAGGTGCGTGTCGATCTGTCGTGGGTAACTTTCACACATATATCTTTTTGTTCTCGACTGCATAACAGCCTGCAAGAATGCAGTACGACGCCGTTCTGTTCGACTTCGACGGCGTCGTGGTCGAGAACCCCTCGCCACGGCGCATGTACGACGCGCTCGCGCGGACCTACGAGCAGCTCGGCCGCTCCGACCCCGCGGCGGAGACGGTCCAGGAGGTGCTGAGCGGCGACTTCGAATCGATCGCCGACCGCTGTCGACGGCTCGAGGTCGACACCGATACCTTCTGTTCGCAGGCGGCCAGCGAAATGATCCGGACCCAGCTCGCGGACGTCGAACGCGGCCTGCGTTCGATGTACGACGACGTCGCCGCCGTGCGATCGCTCGAGGCGCCGCTGGGGGTCGTCAGCGACAACCACCCGACCGTGGTCTCGCGGCTGCTCGACCGCTTCGGCCTTCGATCGCTGTTCGAGACCGTCTACGGCTGTCCGCTCACCCCCGACGGTCTCTCCCGGCGCAAGCCCGATCCGACCAACATCGAACGCGCCATGGACTCCCTCGAGGCCGAGTCGGCGCTGTACGTCGGCGATCGACCGGTCGACGTGCAGGCGGCCCACAACGCGGCAGAGGACGTGATAGACGCTGTCGTCGGGAACGGTATCGCCCGCGGGCGTCTCCTTGAACAGCGCGACGCCGTACGCCGCGTCCGCGTCGCAGTCGACGCAGGTCCCGGGTCCGTGCCGGCTGCCGGTGCTCCGGTGACCGGTGCCCGTGTACTCCTCGCCCGCCGTTCGGAACGCCGCGCAGTCCCGACAGAGCCGCCACCGATTGTCGACGTCGGCGAGTTCGAAGATGTGGTACGCCATCTCGTGTTGGGTGAACGGTACCGCCGCGTTACAGAAGAGACAGTCCATGGCCGGCCGTGCGCCGAGGAGGTGTGTAACGGTTTCCCACGAACTGTCAGGGAGCGACGCGCCGCACGGGGCCGACGCGAGTCGACCGCGACGACGCTCGGATCGCCGCAGATTCCGGCCATCGCTTTTTGCACTCGAGGGTGGGAGCGACCGCTATGAACGACGCGGACTGGAACGACCTTCGATCGCAGTGTACGGCCCTCGAGTCCGGCGCACAGCTCCTGACGCCGCTGTCCGAGCGGCCGTTCCGAATCGAGACCGACGCCGAGGACCGAATCGTCGTCCGCTTCGCGGACAGCACCGAGGAACGCCCGCTCTGGCGCGAGCAGTTCGGCGTCTTCGACGACCGGCTCGAGGACCAGGGAATGGCCGTCGACGATCTGCAGCCGGGCGTCGAACCCTACGCGGCGGTCCTCACGCTCTCCGACTCGTACGCCGTCGAGGGCGACACGATCGTCAGAGACGAGGACGCGACGGGCGGCGAGAGCCCGTTTCTCGTCTCGGCTGCCGACGCGCGAACGCCGTCTCGGCTGCCGACGCGCGCCCGCTCTGGCGCGAGCAGTTCGGCGTCTTCGACGACCGCTCGAGGACCAGGAATGGCCGTCGACGATCTGCAGCCGGGCGTCAGACCCTACGCGCAGCGTCCTCGCTCTCCGACTCGTACGCCGTCGAGGGCGACACGATCGTCAGAGACGAGGACGCGACGGGCGGCGAGAGCCCGTTTCTCGTCTCGGCTGCCGACGCGCGAACGCCGCCGGAGCGGCTCCACGACGACGCCCTGCTGTTGGCCCACCTCGTCGAACACCTAGACGTCGACGACCACGGCGCCCTCGAGTCGCTCGATACCGAGTCCCTGACGGACTACTACGTCCTCGCCTCGGACGTCCAGCGCGGCGCCGACGGGGTCCGCGCGACGGCCCGAGACGAACTGCTCGAGCGGCTCGGGCCCGAGCAGGAACTGCACGGCCGCTTCGGGACCGTCCGGCGGACGACCCGCACGCGCCGCCGCCCGAAGGACGACGAGACCGTTCTCGCCGCGCTCGACGAGCGCGGGATCCCCCGCGAGTGGGTCCTCGGCGTCGACCCGGACAAACTCGACGTCGTGCTGTCGGTGACCGACCTCGAGGAGGACGCGGTGTTCGACGCCGAGGAGGACGTCTACGTCCAGAAGATCGGCGTCGACGAGGACGAGAAGTACTCGCGGCTGCAGGGCCTGGCCGACCGCATCGACGAACTCGCGGACGCCGAGGGCGAGGCGCTCACCGACGACCTCGAGGCGATCGAGGAGCGCCTCGAGGAGGCGCTGACGGCGGGGTAGTCGGCTCGGTCCGACGGTCGTAACCGCGAAATCCGATACCCGTTTCCGAGAGCCGGCCCTACCGGTCGGTAGCCATGCGTTCCCGCTCGACGGGCACCCGCTTCCTGATGGTCGCCGTCGGCTGCCTGCTCCTCCTGACGTACCTCGGGGTCGCCGGGATCGGCTACCTGGCGCTCGCCGCCCTCTGGCGGGCGGCCCCCGACCCCGCGACGACCGCGCTCGTCGTCGTCGGAACCGGACTGCTGGTCGGCTACCTGAGCTACCGGTTCGGCACGTCGGCGGTCCTCTCGCGGCTCGAGGCCGTCGAACTCCCGCGGTCGCGGGCCCCGAAGCTCTACTACCGACTCGACCGCCTCGAGGAACGGATGGGCGTCGACGCGCCGACGATCTACGTCGCTCAACTCCCGGCGCCCAACGCGTTCGCCATCGGCTCGGCGCGCAGCGGCGCGATCGTCCTCGACCGGTCGCTGCTTCGATTCCTGACCGTCGACGAACTCGAGGGGCTGCTCGCCCACGAGCTCGCCCACCTCGAGGGGTACGACGCGTTCGTCCAGACGCTGGCGCTGAGCGTGTTTCAGACGGTCGCCGGGCTCCTCGTTCTGCTGTGCTCGCCGCTCCTGTTGGCGATCGTCGGCGCCGCGCGGGCGATCGCGTTGATGCGCGGCCGCCCCGGCGCGTGGCCGCGCACGATCTTCGGTCGCCTCCTCCGGCGCCTCGAGCGCGGCGTCCAACTGGCGTTCCTGCTGGTGACCCTCGCCGTCCGCGCCCACTCGCGCCGGCGGGAGTACGCCGCCGACGACCGCGCGGCCGCGGTCACCGGGAACCCGCTCGCGCTCGCCCGCGCTCTTCGGAAGATCCAGCGCGTGGCCGATCCGCGCCGCGGGCTGCTCTCGCCGCTGTACGTGCACACCGAGGACGACGACTGGACGCGGCTCTTCTCG
This portion of the Haloterrigena gelatinilytica genome encodes:
- a CDS encoding SDR family oxidoreductase: MADTVLITGCSSGIGRATARAFLRDGWDVYATARDTESLTDLEAAGATTMGLDVTSDADVDRAVDRIVEERGRIDCLVNNAGFGQLGPIEDVPIDKVREQYDVNTFGPQRLVRAALPHMRRQRSGTIVNVTSITARLPIAGMGAYNGSKAALDAVSLTLRQEVRDLGIDVVVVEPTVAATPLYDRIREELVDVDHGTAYTDLYELHELLHTVKAGGLGIASPEAVAETILEAANSDTPKRRYTVGWTGKVGGIVASVVPERWRAPLLAAGVRVATSAPGNRILKWWFARNHRVDRVDYPEAGERPLGERR
- a CDS encoding alpha/beta fold hydrolase, producing MDPREFYRQTLDRTARTPAKIAQAPLRTGQLATAEPGVTPYEVVYEEGPASLRRYEPRVPADERRDVPLAIAYPFINDPSILDFADDRSVVSGFLDDGFPVYVVEWGDASPLDRSLDLGDYVCRFLYDCIDHVREETGSDAVHLHGYSTSAPLAAGYAGLFPDDVRTLVLQGPPLAFETAADGESEPRAATAPTRTPARRPRPSIARTASTSCERWRPTTTPSRSPTPSTPSRRRCSRPRWRFASPSSTP
- a CDS encoding YciE/YciF ferroxidase family protein, giving the protein MSDRQSEIRDVEALFAYELEAVYDMEVRLVDALDDMSQLATNDNLSKGFAIHRRETERQVENVEAAFAALGREPNRRPNRIVDGLLAEREGIDAGVADDALRNVYYRNAAIRTERLEITSYEGLLELAERGDLGAAVTEPLERNLAQEEKTLRKLEGLADDDSGLKSLWDDVTGS
- a CDS encoding alpha/beta fold hydrolase; its protein translation is MISSDTGTLPGGHPYVSVGSGDRALVVMPGFGDAMFSGSYPPFSGWTLAPYFARYLDEYTVYVLSRPRGLPAGYDEDDAIASHTAAFEAIAGSSNGVDVIGISMGGLIGQALARREPELVDRLVLANTACRLDGDARSTVRRLERFARERDWASIRSELAVAMFSDGRAMAYPLTLQTAGRFVQPRPAVPADVRRSLEFILEFDGCDRLAAIDQPTLVFAGERDPYFTADLARETADGLSNGELEIVSGAKHGAFHERKLTFDSRVRSFLERTAPKALEA
- a CDS encoding NAD(P)/FAD-dependent oxidoreductase; this encodes MPDVVIVGGGPAGLSAALFTAKNDLETVVFDTDETWMHKAHLFNYPGIRSISGSEFMELTRGQVSDRGADVRVGEEVTDVDPGGDGFTIETEDDAYDADYVVLATGADRSMAEDLEVDFSDDGTVDVDLDTETSVDDLYATGAMVRDEEWQAVIAAGDGASAALDILSKEKGEHFHDFDVPDDVA
- the hpt gene encoding hypoxanthine/guanine phosphoribosyltransferase, whose translation is MEKLIESLSDAPIIDKDGYEYLVHPISNGVPMLDPDLLREVVVEVMQTADLDVDKIVAPEAMGIHLATALSLQTDIPLVVIRKRPYGLEGEVSLHQQTGYSESEMYINDVEAGDRVLIVDDMLSTGGTLAAICTALDDIGADIVDIVVVMRKVGDSALDETPFEATSLLDITVEDGEVTVH
- a CDS encoding uracil-xanthine permease family protein, which encodes MSNETDGGIQIEYGVDDKPPLPKSILLGLQHVAVMIVPATAVAYVVANGVGLEADAAYLVQMVLLFSGLATMVQAYTVGPVGARLPIVMGSSFTFVGATIDIGASFGLAAVFGAILVTGFVVEGLIGWQFKRIKPFFPPLVTGLVVVIIGLYLVPVAMDYVAGGSAAEAAGTFGGLQHLGLAALVLAIAVGLNMFTRGVTRLLSVLVAIVVGYAAAIALTFATGLEIVDFGPVGEAAWIALPSPTRFGFEFEPIAIATFAVLFLVSSMETVGDMSGVTAAEGRNPTDEEFRGGLFNDGLLSSLGSIFGAFPITSFSQNVGIVNFTGVMSRHVVGIGGVFLAVLGLSPKVGAAVTTIPSAVFGGAVLLMAGMVAASGFRLIVTHVELDRRNTVIVAVSLGLGLGIATTPEALAGLPSRAELFFGQPVIATALSALALNTFVPGDSSPLFDAAPVATDASADSETPAAGPSDD
- a CDS encoding YciE/YciF ferroxidase family protein → MATTNVDRIDDLEELFHHKLAQMYYTEQELVEALDEMAINASNDRMSEGFADHRDETRTHVQRLEEVFAALDRPAERREDPVLDALEQERATLEDAIEDDDMLNMAYLNAAMMTERIEMTSYEGLTTMANKIGYDNEIKKPLKSNHDEEESTYRELSAMETASDMKSLWDRLTPS
- a CDS encoding sodium:calcium antiporter; translation: MSNRSLGTIGAAAALTLPWMLLWATTDALPALGFGPTFGGLSTLGTVAASGVSILGAAFLLAWAAETAEKDVPRAFAIAVLAVLAVAPEYAVDALYAWNAGQFAGTERGIEAGNLAVANMTGANRILIGLGWSGIALFTVFRRDSREDPAVINRDGYLRDSVRIDPDISLEIVFLLLATLWAFLVPLNGGIDALDMAFLVGLYVAYIAIILRGDVEPNEMHTGVPAYLQSFSKPKRIASVVGLFAYSGLVIFVAVEPFAHGLEDLGTEAGIPPFFMIQWIAPLASESPELIVVAYLVNKTRSTAGFNALISSKLNQWTLLIGTLVVVYSLALGQYGALPFDQKQMGEIWLTAAQSFFAIALLIDFEVTAREAVALLVLFVSQVLLEFAVIREVVTLPISTYQMLLVYSAVYIVLGLALFVHRRSELRRIVERTGSTISSAVSGRERPHGADD